From Algoriphagus sp. NG3, the proteins below share one genomic window:
- a CDS encoding DUF4221 family protein has product MKKLLTISILALLSACGEKDSGSTEKGNILENLSYSVDTLVVDSGDDLFNLSMGIRDLDLTEDRKQLFYFENMPPKLLQVDLDNLKLLSKTEFEQEGPDGVGRFVGNIQVGPNNQIYAVGLSELGIYNLSGKRVQNLKFQPKGIDPDLAKNSNALFFNSVYDFDTQQIYSWPNSEGSNSNFFYKIDVAPESAEQIEAPEMEIVHQYSLTAEDNGSYMVSPQQVYLSRYNGKILIACSAMGDLYEYDTQTGSLKFIEIKHQLVPDRLTGEVTNKLQSREDFEKEMAKINSQTRYQKLHWDSSREMFFRLAMKALPRNNPEEQTKNEYFLLAYDQNFNLMGETKLQDIDKLDYNPFFKDGKLYSYVNVADELGFAVFTFDF; this is encoded by the coding sequence ATGAAAAAACTACTTACAATTTCAATCTTAGCACTTCTTTCAGCCTGTGGGGAAAAAGACTCCGGCTCCACTGAGAAAGGAAATATCTTGGAAAACTTGAGCTATTCCGTGGACACATTAGTGGTAGATTCTGGAGATGATCTATTTAACTTATCCATGGGAATCCGCGATCTCGATCTTACAGAAGATAGAAAGCAATTGTTTTACTTCGAGAATATGCCTCCAAAGCTCCTACAAGTGGACTTGGATAATCTAAAGTTGCTTAGCAAAACGGAATTTGAACAAGAAGGGCCTGACGGGGTGGGAAGATTTGTAGGTAATATTCAAGTAGGGCCTAACAATCAAATTTATGCTGTAGGATTGTCAGAATTAGGGATTTATAATTTATCGGGAAAACGTGTTCAAAATCTGAAATTTCAACCAAAAGGGATTGATCCGGACTTGGCGAAAAATTCCAATGCCTTATTTTTCAATTCTGTCTATGACTTCGACACCCAACAGATCTATTCTTGGCCAAATTCTGAAGGCTCTAACTCAAATTTCTTTTATAAAATAGATGTAGCTCCTGAATCAGCAGAGCAAATTGAAGCTCCTGAAATGGAAATAGTGCATCAGTACTCTCTTACCGCAGAGGATAATGGAAGCTATATGGTTTCCCCTCAACAAGTTTACTTATCAAGGTATAATGGAAAAATTTTAATAGCATGCTCTGCAATGGGAGACCTCTATGAGTATGACACACAGACTGGCAGTCTAAAGTTTATTGAAATCAAACACCAACTAGTTCCAGACCGGCTTACAGGCGAGGTCACCAATAAGCTGCAATCAAGGGAGGATTTTGAAAAGGAAATGGCAAAAATCAATTCCCAGACCAGGTACCAAAAACTACATTGGGACTCCAGTAGGGAAATGTTTTTTCGTCTGGCAATGAAAGCGTTACCGCGAAATAATCCAGAGGAACAGACCAAGAATGAATACTTTCTCTTGGCTTATGACCAGAATTTCAATCTTATGGGCGAAACTAAACTTCAGGATATCGACAAGCTTGATTATAATCCCTTTTTCAAAGACGGCAAGCTCTACTCTTATGTCAATGTAGCAGACGAACTCGGCTTTGCGGTATTCACTTTTGATTTTTAG
- a CDS encoding DUF4221 family protein, whose amino-acid sequence MKKLTILILVVVCFSCGRSIETEKDTSFDFSYTVDTVMVDPGDGLVFLRLGLSTAALTPDQKKLYNFNPAASEMEIIDLESLRLSDRIQMEKEGPNGTGHPRQLMTSRDGNTFFVSFTDVREFDPQLKNMKSYKIQGGDFEGLQLDQSLSFDLTISPDGKFVYAPYGSENTDQAREGLAILELQTMKLKTYPMEIWERIHAYIRSFFMDGQMVSRTYEAVYIDPVDDRILISSPNFNEVYILDLETDSISHKIFHSQLTEDSKKVPSVTNFDSPDQIPEIIAESEEQVSFSRFYYDDFNKKFWRFSRDLDRKIGDSAVFKGVVTLFDEELNQLHEEEFADNHLGYRFFKDGKLWSYVNVEDELGFAVFTFDF is encoded by the coding sequence ATGAAAAAATTAACAATCCTCATTTTAGTAGTAGTTTGTTTTTCCTGCGGGCGATCTATTGAGACGGAAAAGGATACAAGTTTTGACTTTTCCTATACGGTGGACACCGTGATGGTAGATCCGGGAGATGGATTGGTTTTTTTGAGATTAGGCTTAAGTACCGCTGCACTTACACCGGATCAAAAAAAACTCTACAACTTCAATCCTGCTGCTTCCGAAATGGAAATCATCGATCTGGAATCACTCAGGTTGTCCGACCGTATTCAGATGGAAAAAGAGGGGCCGAATGGCACAGGACATCCCCGTCAGTTGATGACCAGTAGAGACGGGAACACATTTTTTGTAAGCTTTACCGACGTGAGGGAATTTGATCCTCAACTGAAGAATATGAAGTCCTACAAGATCCAAGGCGGGGATTTTGAGGGATTGCAGCTGGATCAGTCATTAAGCTTTGACCTAACCATCTCACCTGATGGGAAATTTGTCTATGCTCCCTATGGATCTGAAAATACTGATCAAGCCAGAGAAGGCTTGGCCATACTGGAACTACAAACAATGAAGTTGAAAACCTATCCCATGGAAATATGGGAACGTATTCATGCCTATATCAGGAGTTTTTTCATGGATGGACAAATGGTCTCGAGAACCTATGAGGCAGTTTATATCGATCCGGTTGATGATAGGATTTTAATTTCCTCTCCCAATTTTAATGAAGTATATATCCTGGATCTGGAGACAGATTCTATTTCGCATAAAATCTTTCATTCCCAGCTGACTGAAGATAGCAAAAAAGTCCCTAGCGTTACCAATTTCGATTCCCCAGATCAAATTCCGGAAATCATTGCCGAATCAGAAGAACAGGTCAGCTTCAGCAGGTTTTACTATGATGACTTTAACAAGAAGTTCTGGCGGTTTTCCAGGGATTTGGATAGGAAAATCGGGGATTCGGCTGTTTTCAAAGGGGTGGTTACCTTATTCGATGAGGAGCTCAACCAACTCCATGAGGAAGAGTTTGCCGACAATCATTTGGGATACAGGTTCTTCAAAGACGGCAAACTCTGGTCTTATGTCAATGTAGAAGACGAACTGGGCTTTGCGGTATTCACATTTGATTTTTAA
- a CDS encoding DUF4221 family protein translates to MKKPQYFATALLLMASCSGKTDSEYTNSNDLKFTVEIDTVQVDPGDDHFIYLAKFLRYSSVSSDKKTLYNFNPSVPELEVIDLDELTFKEALKLENEGPTGINASNSYLPMMDVSDKGELFLNTISYMIKLNASRDQMSRFWFTPDSLQGDALSDVEIIYPEGFMSDNKDFYFGAYGAQDNSAKSGLAMINLNSMELKKVPLDIFERIEKYKIIFSSSGNSNMSATETVFFDSIEDKVFISTSAFNEIYLVDITDGTVEKKSFHSKLTDDAKKGNYQKTAGSRKELMDLAREKVKEVNFFKFHYDDQNEKFWRFSTTLDRMIGDSATYDIVLTIFDQNLTQLHEEKVDYSERGSLTFFKDGALYSYINLEDELGFVRIKPSYE, encoded by the coding sequence ATGAAAAAACCACAATATTTTGCTACCGCCTTACTTCTGATGGCTTCATGCTCAGGAAAAACTGATTCAGAATATACCAACTCCAATGATTTAAAATTCACTGTAGAAATAGACACCGTTCAGGTAGATCCAGGCGATGATCATTTTATTTATCTGGCGAAATTTTTACGCTATTCTTCCGTCAGCTCAGATAAAAAAACACTTTATAACTTCAACCCTTCCGTTCCCGAATTGGAAGTCATAGACCTAGATGAGTTAACATTCAAAGAGGCTCTAAAGCTGGAAAATGAAGGCCCCACGGGCATTAATGCTTCAAATTCATACCTGCCCATGATGGATGTATCTGACAAAGGTGAACTCTTCCTGAATACCATAAGCTATATGATCAAACTAAATGCTTCCCGTGATCAGATGAGCAGGTTCTGGTTCACTCCGGATTCATTGCAGGGAGATGCTCTTTCAGATGTGGAAATAATATATCCTGAAGGGTTTATGTCAGATAATAAGGACTTCTACTTTGGCGCTTACGGTGCGCAGGATAATAGTGCAAAAAGTGGTCTGGCAATGATCAATCTGAATTCTATGGAATTGAAAAAGGTTCCACTGGATATTTTTGAAAGAATCGAAAAATATAAAATTATCTTTAGTTCAAGTGGTAATAGTAATATGTCTGCAACAGAGACAGTTTTTTTCGATTCGATTGAGGACAAGGTTTTTATTTCCACAAGCGCCTTTAATGAAATCTATCTAGTGGACATTACTGATGGCACAGTAGAGAAAAAATCGTTTCACTCTAAACTTACCGATGATGCTAAGAAAGGCAATTATCAGAAAACTGCCGGCTCACGGAAAGAGCTAATGGATCTCGCTAGGGAGAAAGTTAAAGAGGTGAATTTCTTCAAGTTTCACTACGATGATCAAAATGAGAAATTCTGGAGATTCAGTACCACTCTCGATCGGATGATTGGAGATTCAGCCACCTACGATATAGTGCTAACAATTTTTGACCAGAATCTCACCCAACTGCATGAAGAGAAAGTCGATTATTCAGAAAGGGGATCACTTACCTTCTTCAAGGACGGCGCACTATACTCATACATCAACCTCGAGGATGAACTAGGCTTCGTCCGTATCAAACCTAGCTATGAATAA
- a CDS encoding DUF4221 family protein, with product MRKPLLFVCFALFFSCGRSGEKKKSTESGNILENLSYSVDTVVVDVKGEIINLNHGLEYFDLSPDRTSLIFFDRQQTLFQEIDLDQMVIKATYPFELEGPNGLGRSSYFQLLPDRTLMIPSLLKSGIYNLHGELLSRISMRPSDIDGFDTLNPFTLMYEILMDPKSGLLYSLPGDYITGVRNLAILDPSNSEGKIIKLSEMEKAGNFSVFWNTENGKALETEDYSLNLIDDILIITCTIGSGLYLYDTKTENLEYFDFPHKVAPREKTGEVLNEVSTEKDFWKEYRKVAGQISYREIMWDSPTSKHYRLASKTILGETEEEPADYEVYLFAYDQNFNLLGETLLKGLNELPESYFFKDGKLWSYVNVEDELGFSVFTFNF from the coding sequence ATGCGGAAACCGTTACTGTTTGTTTGTTTTGCGTTATTTTTTTCCTGTGGGAGATCAGGTGAAAAGAAAAAATCCACTGAGTCTGGCAATATCTTGGAAAATCTGAGCTATTCGGTGGATACAGTGGTTGTAGATGTCAAAGGTGAAATCATCAATCTCAATCATGGGTTGGAATATTTTGATCTTTCACCTGATAGAACTTCACTTATATTTTTTGACAGACAACAGACTCTTTTTCAAGAAATAGATCTGGATCAAATGGTAATCAAAGCGACTTATCCATTTGAATTGGAAGGGCCAAATGGATTGGGCAGAAGTTCATATTTTCAGCTCTTGCCGGATAGAACTCTCATGATCCCTTCTTTATTAAAATCCGGGATATACAATCTACATGGCGAGTTGCTTTCAAGAATAAGTATGAGGCCAAGTGATATTGATGGGTTTGATACCCTTAATCCTTTTACCCTCATGTATGAAATCCTTATGGATCCAAAATCGGGACTTCTCTATTCTTTACCTGGAGACTACATTACAGGAGTTAGGAATCTGGCAATACTAGATCCTAGCAACAGCGAGGGGAAAATAATCAAGCTTTCCGAAATGGAGAAGGCAGGAAATTTTAGCGTATTCTGGAACACAGAAAATGGAAAAGCACTTGAAACTGAAGACTATTCACTGAATCTAATTGATGACATTTTAATAATCACCTGTACTATAGGAAGTGGCTTATACCTCTATGATACCAAGACCGAAAATCTAGAGTATTTTGATTTCCCCCATAAAGTTGCTCCTAGAGAAAAAACAGGAGAAGTTTTAAATGAAGTAAGTACTGAAAAAGATTTTTGGAAGGAATATCGAAAAGTGGCTGGTCAGATTTCCTATAGAGAAATAATGTGGGATAGTCCAACTTCCAAACACTACCGACTCGCAAGTAAGACCATATTGGGTGAAACAGAAGAAGAACCAGCTGATTACGAAGTTTACTTATTTGCCTATGATCAGAATTTCAACCTATTAGGAGAGACACTTCTCAAAGGCCTCAATGAACTTCCAGAGAGCTATTTCTTCAAAGACGGCAAGCTCTGGTCTTATGTCAATGTCGAGGACGAGCTGGGCTTCTCGGTATTCACTTTTAATTTTTAA
- a CDS encoding DUF4221 family protein, with product MKKLVFISLSILCLACGKQADEDEKKEFDFSYTTDTVLVDPGEGFIYLNGWLSAAALSPDKKQLYNYNPEAAEMEVIDLENLRLTNRIKMEKEGPQGAGNPSSIIISEDGKYFFISYTDVREFNSQLDAMKTYKILSEKFEALATDETLSQPFQVSPDGKYLLCPYGPDDFAKSSEGLAILSLEDLQLKKVPIDLWERADAYRLTRFENGERRMWTNENVDIVQANNQLLLSSANFNEVYVLDLATDSISSKVYHSTLTENSKRIPVKTSTDSREEMSRMFKEKNGQVNFSRFYHDDFSNTFYRITRDLDRTIGDSSVYKDVVTIFDENLNQLHEEVSSIPFFGFKFFKDGKLYSYVNVEDELGFAVFTFDF from the coding sequence ATGAAAAAACTAGTGTTCATTTCCCTGTCGATACTATGTCTTGCCTGCGGAAAGCAAGCTGATGAAGACGAAAAGAAAGAATTCGACTTTTCTTATACCACCGACACAGTCCTGGTAGATCCAGGGGAAGGATTTATTTATCTGAATGGTTGGCTAAGCGCAGCAGCCTTATCTCCTGATAAAAAGCAGCTTTACAATTACAATCCTGAAGCAGCTGAGATGGAGGTGATTGATCTGGAAAACCTAAGACTGACAAATCGAATAAAAATGGAAAAAGAAGGCCCTCAGGGTGCCGGTAATCCAAGCAGTATAATCATCAGCGAAGACGGGAAATACTTTTTTATAAGTTATACGGATGTCAGAGAATTTAATTCTCAACTGGATGCCATGAAGACCTATAAAATTCTAAGCGAAAAATTTGAAGCCTTAGCAACAGACGAGACATTGAGTCAGCCTTTTCAGGTTTCGCCGGATGGAAAGTATCTTCTGTGCCCATACGGCCCAGATGATTTTGCCAAATCCAGTGAAGGATTGGCTATTCTTTCACTTGAGGACCTGCAACTGAAAAAAGTACCCATAGACCTTTGGGAGCGGGCTGATGCTTATCGATTAACCCGTTTTGAAAACGGAGAAAGAAGAATGTGGACAAACGAAAATGTCGATATCGTTCAGGCAAATAATCAGTTGCTACTTTCTTCGGCAAACTTCAATGAGGTGTATGTGCTGGATCTAGCTACAGACTCTATCTCCTCCAAAGTCTATCACTCAACGCTTACAGAAAATAGCAAGAGAATACCTGTTAAGACGTCTACTGATTCTCGAGAAGAAATGAGTAGAATGTTTAAGGAAAAGAATGGACAGGTCAATTTTAGCAGATTCTATCACGACGATTTCTCCAATACGTTTTACCGGATTACACGGGATTTGGACAGGACAATAGGAGATTCCTCAGTTTACAAAGATGTGGTTACAATTTTTGATGAGAACCTCAACCAACTTCATGAGGAAGTGTCATCCATCCCATTCTTTGGCTTCAAATTCTTCAAAGACGGCAAGCTCTACTCTTATGTCAATGTAGAAGACGAATTGGGCTTCGCAGTATTCACTTTTGATTTTTAA
- a CDS encoding DUF4221 family protein — MKTLLTISVLALLSACSGKETGSTESGNILENLTYSVDTVVVDSGQEIINLSGLVHLFHRLSEPNTIYQFDEKQSKIHKIDLDSKSLISTFEFEKEGPDGIGKTFSGFEVLSGERFLIASFESQGVFDASGAKEFDLNVSDYFDPENDYQEELLIPYELRLSPDGKYAYALAGDFFEGIWYFARLDLVNKTSRVWEMPELLSSKDFTIMLTSETFDLRAEDVHLNKLKDGVAVTVGSSSSVYAYYPSSDSLQLIKFPHTLTAAEKSGTYPPEVSSQKEFEEVVAAIDSEISFDALAWDSSTSRYFRFASRNPTIASEKEEVFLYAYDAGLKLLGEQKVDGLTSRPTNYFFKDGKLYAYVNVEDELGFAVFTFNF; from the coding sequence ATGAAAACGCTACTTACGATTTCCGTTCTAGCTCTTCTCTCAGCCTGCAGTGGAAAAGAAACTGGATCCACTGAGTCTGGCAATATCCTGGAAAACCTGACCTATTCGGTGGATACGGTGGTCGTAGATTCGGGACAGGAGATAATTAATCTTTCCGGTTTGGTACACCTTTTCCACAGGTTATCAGAGCCCAACACTATTTATCAGTTTGATGAAAAGCAATCTAAAATCCATAAAATAGATCTGGATAGTAAATCCCTGATATCCACATTTGAATTTGAGAAAGAGGGGCCAGATGGTATAGGAAAAACCTTTTCAGGTTTCGAGGTTCTTTCTGGTGAACGGTTTCTTATAGCATCATTCGAAAGCCAGGGAGTTTTTGATGCAAGCGGGGCAAAGGAATTTGATTTGAATGTTTCGGATTACTTTGACCCTGAAAATGATTACCAAGAGGAATTGCTTATCCCATACGAACTCCGATTGTCTCCTGACGGGAAGTATGCCTATGCGCTGGCAGGTGATTTTTTTGAGGGGATCTGGTACTTTGCAAGGCTGGATCTGGTAAATAAAACCAGCAGAGTTTGGGAGATGCCTGAACTGCTTTCATCAAAAGACTTCACGATAATGCTTACCTCAGAAACATTTGATCTGAGGGCAGAAGATGTCCATTTGAATAAGCTCAAGGATGGCGTGGCAGTTACAGTAGGAAGCAGTAGTTCTGTTTATGCTTATTACCCAAGTTCAGACAGTCTGCAGCTTATAAAATTCCCCCATACGCTCACTGCTGCTGAAAAATCCGGCACTTATCCCCCAGAAGTGTCTTCCCAGAAGGAATTCGAGGAAGTAGTAGCTGCAATTGATTCGGAAATTTCATTTGATGCCCTAGCCTGGGATAGCAGCACATCCAGGTATTTCAGGTTTGCAAGCCGCAACCCCACTATAGCAAGTGAAAAGGAAGAGGTCTTTCTCTATGCCTATGACGCTGGGCTCAAGCTGCTCGGAGAACAAAAGGTCGATGGACTTACAAGCAGGCCTACCAACTATTTCTTCAAAGACGGCAAGCTCTACGCTTATGTCAATGTCGAAGATGAACTGGGCTTTGCGGTGTTCACTTTTAACTTTTAA
- a CDS encoding DUF4221 family protein: MKKLLSLLAFALVAACSEKPKSEVVSTIEEPKNILENLTYTVDTLMVDTGNEILDFSLGYSTSPSPDGRFFYFFKNLKMQKIDLAHLTLINSFSLEKDGPNSPGHAFGFYALSDGSFFFPTLHRPSIITDQGVKIKSWNLDREELAEGFPVEPFSLGNRVTLDPKRLNLYSLPMNIETRDYYFAVIDSLENRKKMVELTEFKWANKYLIRSDSEQKGEFLHLQQLNDLVLISCTVGNGTYIYDPSLDSLFYREFPHELVPLEKTGEVKNKVNGRAEFEDELKKLKHQIDYWSFLWDQKSKRYFRFASRAIRFDEGGWAKEFELFLMAYSKDMELIGETRLEGSSKIPFGFFKDGKLYSYVNVEDELGFAVFTFNF, from the coding sequence ATGAAAAAATTACTTTCACTTTTAGCCTTTGCTTTAGTTGCCGCATGTAGTGAAAAGCCTAAATCTGAGGTAGTTTCTACCATCGAGGAGCCTAAGAATATTCTTGAGAATCTGACCTATACCGTGGATACACTTATGGTAGATACTGGAAATGAAATTTTAGATTTTTCCTTAGGGTATAGTACCTCTCCATCACCAGACGGCCGCTTTTTCTACTTTTTCAAAAACCTAAAAATGCAGAAAATTGATTTAGCCCATCTTACCTTAATAAATTCCTTTTCTTTGGAGAAAGATGGCCCAAACAGTCCAGGCCATGCTTTTGGCTTTTACGCACTTTCTGATGGCAGCTTTTTTTTTCCAACCCTTCATAGACCTTCTATTATTACTGACCAAGGCGTTAAAATCAAGTCTTGGAACCTTGACCGAGAAGAATTGGCAGAAGGCTTTCCCGTTGAGCCTTTCTCCCTTGGAAATAGAGTAACCCTGGATCCAAAGCGTCTCAACTTGTATTCTTTGCCGATGAACATTGAAACAAGAGACTATTATTTCGCTGTAATAGATTCACTCGAAAACAGGAAAAAAATGGTAGAGCTAACTGAGTTTAAGTGGGCTAACAAATACCTAATAAGAAGCGATAGTGAACAAAAAGGTGAATTCCTCCACCTGCAACAGCTTAATGACCTGGTACTTATTTCCTGTACCGTGGGGAATGGCACCTACATCTATGACCCTAGCCTAGACAGCCTTTTCTATAGAGAATTTCCACATGAGCTTGTTCCTTTGGAAAAAACCGGAGAGGTAAAAAACAAGGTAAACGGCAGAGCAGAGTTTGAGGACGAATTAAAAAAGCTCAAACACCAGATCGATTATTGGAGCTTCTTGTGGGATCAAAAGTCTAAACGTTATTTCCGGTTTGCAAGTAGAGCTATTAGGTTCGATGAAGGCGGATGGGCAAAAGAATTTGAACTATTCCTAATGGCTTATTCCAAAGACATGGAGCTAATCGGTGAGACTCGATTGGAAGGTTCATCCAAAATCCCGTTTGGTTTCTTCAAAGACGGCAAGCTCTACTCCTATGTCAATGTCGAGGACGAGCTCGGCTTTGCAGTATTCACTTTTAACTTCTGA
- a CDS encoding DUF4221 family protein, whose protein sequence is MKNLIPYLSLILLASCGEKSSSEKAESDNILENLTYTVDTVVVDAGDELINLSMGLYYSDVSPGSKKLYQFSRNDHTLTIVDLDQLKIAKKITFEKDGPNGIGASVSDFVALPENKFMFSTFESAGIFDEQAVKLEEIKLKPDDFPEFDGEDYDLNFQLGISSNEQFLYALPGNFSATERDLALLDQSSNTAKMIDIPELDDTGKFTIILFSNGMGEVHLEKYFMEEYHEKLYLSSSVTSDLYRYNFQNDSLELFTSPITVSPKKKTEYPKTEVSSKKEQQEESRKAQSQIAFKNLMWDESRKLFFRIGSITKSDSPDMPAKTSVFLYAFDSDMKLVGETLINDLNHIPEHPFFKDGKLWSYVNVEDELGFAVFTFDF, encoded by the coding sequence ATGAAAAACCTAATCCCATATCTAAGCCTAATCCTCCTCGCCTCTTGCGGAGAAAAGAGCAGCTCTGAAAAAGCTGAATCAGATAATATCCTGGAGAATCTTACTTATACTGTGGACACAGTGGTGGTGGATGCCGGCGATGAGTTGATCAATCTTTCGATGGGGCTCTATTATTCAGATGTTAGTCCGGGTTCCAAGAAGCTGTACCAGTTTTCAAGAAATGATCATACGCTAACAATAGTGGACTTAGACCAACTGAAAATTGCAAAGAAAATCACATTCGAAAAAGATGGACCAAATGGAATAGGCGCTTCTGTCTCGGATTTTGTGGCTCTACCAGAGAATAAATTCATGTTTTCCACATTTGAATCTGCAGGAATCTTCGATGAACAAGCGGTAAAACTGGAGGAGATCAAATTGAAGCCAGATGACTTTCCCGAATTTGACGGAGAGGACTACGATCTGAATTTTCAATTGGGAATAAGTTCAAATGAACAATTTCTCTACGCCCTTCCGGGAAATTTCAGTGCCACAGAAAGAGACTTGGCTCTTTTAGACCAATCTTCTAACACAGCCAAAATGATTGATATCCCGGAATTAGATGATACTGGGAAGTTTACCATTATACTTTTTAGTAATGGAATGGGTGAAGTTCATCTGGAGAAATATTTCATGGAGGAATATCACGAAAAGCTTTATCTCTCCTCTTCGGTAACCAGTGACTTATACCGGTATAATTTTCAGAATGACTCGTTGGAACTCTTCACTTCCCCCATCACTGTAAGTCCTAAAAAGAAGACAGAGTATCCAAAAACTGAAGTCTCATCTAAAAAGGAACAGCAGGAAGAATCCAGAAAGGCTCAATCCCAAATTGCCTTCAAAAATCTTATGTGGGATGAAAGCAGAAAGCTGTTTTTCAGGATAGGGAGTATCACCAAATCAGATTCGCCAGATATGCCCGCAAAAACCTCCGTATTTCTATATGCTTTTGACAGCGATATGAAGCTGGTCGGAGAGACATTGATCAATGACCTAAACCACATTCCAGAGCACCCTTTCTTCAAAGACGGTAAGCTCTGGTCTTATGTGAATGTAGAAGACGAGCTGGGTTTTGCGGTATTCACTTTTGATTTTTAA
- a CDS encoding DUF4221 family protein, with product MKKLLTISMLALLASCGAKESGSTDTGNILGNLSFSVDTVMVDPGDDFLIINSGLFPFSVSKDKSRLYFFEKDPYKLVEVDLDNLEVLNKTPFEAEGPDGIGSYVSKMEIGSNGDLFLNNNNAVGIFDQNGKKIRDLKFVPTGIESALAENYHAVFSNSVYDFGVQKIYSWPSFADAKEYGLFVLNPETKVASSLPIPKMKIVDDYSGSFVFKSNNGVELISFYFVGSFITLLPGELIISTAAMSGFYRLHLQTEKLEFIDIKHQSVPNEMQVEIPKEPSDPEEVMEIQNKIFEQVNFMEMLWDDSRQMYFRLGVKTFRGETQEDPSTYEIYLFAYDKDFNILGETKVEDMKEVPSTYFFKDGKLYSYVNVNDELGFAVFTFNF from the coding sequence ATGAAAAAACTTCTAACTATTTCCATGCTGGCACTTCTCGCATCCTGTGGAGCGAAAGAATCTGGATCCACAGATACAGGAAATATCTTGGGAAACCTGAGTTTTTCGGTGGATACAGTGATGGTGGATCCTGGAGATGATTTTCTGATTATTAACTCTGGTTTATTTCCATTTAGTGTATCCAAGGATAAATCAAGGCTTTACTTTTTTGAGAAAGATCCCTATAAGCTTGTAGAAGTGGATTTGGATAATTTAGAGGTGCTAAACAAAACACCATTTGAGGCTGAGGGGCCTGACGGTATTGGCTCCTATGTATCTAAAATGGAAATCGGCTCTAACGGAGATCTTTTTTTGAATAATAATAATGCGGTTGGGATTTTCGACCAGAACGGTAAAAAAATACGGGATCTGAAATTTGTTCCCACTGGAATAGAGTCAGCTTTGGCCGAAAATTACCATGCGGTTTTTTCTAACTCAGTTTATGATTTTGGGGTCCAAAAAATCTATTCATGGCCCAGTTTCGCTGATGCGAAGGAGTATGGACTGTTTGTACTAAACCCAGAAACCAAAGTTGCTAGCTCCCTGCCAATACCCAAAATGAAGATAGTAGATGATTACTCCGGCTCTTTTGTATTCAAAAGCAATAATGGGGTAGAATTGATTTCATTTTATTTCGTAGGGAGCTTTATCACTTTATTGCCGGGAGAATTAATAATATCCACTGCAGCCATGAGTGGATTTTACAGACTGCATCTCCAAACTGAAAAACTGGAATTCATTGATATCAAGCATCAATCCGTCCCCAATGAAATGCAGGTAGAGATCCCAAAAGAACCTTCAGATCCGGAAGAGGTAATGGAAATACAAAATAAAATATTCGAGCAGGTCAATTTTATGGAAATGCTTTGGGACGATTCCCGTCAAATGTATTTTCGCTTAGGCGTCAAAACTTTTAGAGGGGAAACCCAAGAAGATCCTTCCACTTATGAGATTTACCTCTTCGCTTACGATAAGGACTTCAATATACTGGGAGAAACCAAAGTCGAGGATATGAAGGAAGTTCCATCCACCTATTTCTTCAAAGATGGCAAGCTGTACTCATACGTCAATGTAAATGACGAGCTGGGCTTCGCAGTATTCACTTTTAACTTCTAA